The following nucleotide sequence is from Citrus sinensis cultivar Valencia sweet orange chromosome 6, DVS_A1.0, whole genome shotgun sequence.
ATGAAGAACTAATGCTTTTCCTGTAAAAGAAATTGGATAGGATCATGTTTTAAAGGAGGGCCCAAAACCAATCCAAAAAATGGCCCAATAAAAATGGGCTTTTGGGCCAAATCCCAGTGCATTTATTCTAAAGCAATTGCGTAACATAACCGacctatataaaaaaaaaacaaagaaagtaaaaagGAGCCGACGTGCAATCTGTAGGGAGCGCGCGTGCGGCTGACAGATCCGGAAATAactccatttaattttctcaaaactttttttttttgttttaggaAAAACCAAAAACGAAAAATCATAaagatataaatattatttgcgtcaaaataataaaattataaataccttgcaattaattattaactatttCCGGCCTCAACTCTTTTCACTTATCACTCTCGCCTGCCCCCCGACGGTCCAAACACTGTAAGCTCCATAAACCCTTCAATTAGGGTTAGGGTTTTTGCTTTCGCTGTCCACTCTTTCTCTAAATATTCTCATTTCATTGAGTTTCAGCAAAATTACTCGATCTGGGTGTCTAGCGAAAAGGGTTAATATTTTGCTTTGTTGATAGGATTTAGATCTGATGGATACACGAAAGAGAACGAAGCCTGAAACTGGCATCAATGCTAATGGCGTGTTCAAGAAATCAAAGCATGGTTCGTTTTTCATaatctttcttcattaaaatagattatttatttatttatttattatgagcTCTGTTTAGTTGTTGTGAAGAATATGTTCATTTGAACAGAAAGTTCAGCGCTTTGTCGCCTTTAGAGtttaaagaaaactaattttttatggcttcttttttttttaaagtaatttgtagGTTATTTTAACTGGGAGTTTTGAAGGAACGTGTGGTTCGAGTTTCTtgttacatttaaaatttagaaatataaccgtgttaatttttcaatttatgaatttaattatggTTTCCTGAAGGGTTTTAAGAATTTAATGATGAGTATATCctagattaattttatgaagaaTCTGGAGAAACTTGGACtaagaaaaagtaattaatgttTTGCAACAGAATCAGAGTCTGGTGTAGGAAGCAAATCGAAGCCATGCACCAAGTTTTTCAGGTTCAGATCTCCACCCATCTAATAAGTACTGTGGATTGGATACTACCTATATGTTggtttttacaatttattagtaataaatttacaagataaaaatttttccAAGTGCactaatgaaattatttagcTTTTATACAGGTTTATAGAAGTGAGAACCAAGTACAGAAAGATAATGAGTATAACTACTGATGCTAAGGCACTCTATATACGTTGATCTAATTTATACAATGATCTGTACCCTGTTTCCTCGACTAAGATATTCGTTAATCTTAATCATCCAGCTTGTAGTATATGATCACTGCTATTGAGACAAATACTTTGTTCTTAAGTATACAGACAAGGTAATCTGTCGAAACATAACAGGAGTAAGGTATGTGAGAATTCTGTCGTCTCAGCTGAGGAAAGAGGATATTTCAGCTCCCTATAAGTTGCATTACTTTTGGAAAATGGCGGCATGTTTTAGCTTTTTAGAAccatatatattcttttccCTCTTTGATAAGTGGTCCTCTgggtatttaaattatatttgggTTTAGGGTTCCTGATGTATGTAGTTTGCGCCTATGGGTACTGATAGTTAGTTTGGTGGCCATTCAGTGTTTATTCgtctgatttttgtttttctttggatGCAGCACTGCCGGCTGTCCATTTGGTGAGAGCTGCCATTTCTTGCACTATTTTCCTGGTGGCTACAATGCTGTGGCCCAGATGATGAATCTACCACAAGCTGTTCCTGCACCATCCAGAAATATGGCTGTGCCACCACCTGCCTCTAATGGTCCCACTGTAGTTAAATCCCGAATGTGCAACAGGCTAAACTCTGCTGAAGGTTGCAAATTTGGCGACAAATGCCATTTCGCACATGGTGAATGGGAACTTGGCAAGCCCATTGCTATATCCCACGATGATCCGCGCGCCTTTGGAGCTGTTCCAGGTCGTATGGGTGGTCGATATGAGCCACCACCTGCACCAGGACCTGCTGCTAGCTTCGGTGCCTCAGCTACTGCAAAAATCAGTGTAGATGCTTCCCTAGCTGGAGCCATTATTGGGAAGGGTGGTGTCAACTCTAAGCAAATCTGTCGCCAAACAGGAGCTAAGCTTTCCATCCGAGATCACGAGGCGGATCCCAATCTCAGGAACATTGAGCTTGAAGGTTCTTTTGAGCAGATCAAGCAAGCCAGTGCTATGGTGAGAGAACTAATTGTAAGAATCGGTCCTGCTCATGCAAAGAACCCTGCAACGGCAGGAAGCGCAGCTCATCCTCTAAGTAGCAACTTTAAAACAAAGCTATGCGGTAATTTTGCCAAAGGATCTTGCACCTTCGGAGATAGATGTCATTTTGCACATGGGGCTGTGGAGTTGCGGAAAACAGCGATTTAAGGACTGTTTCAGTTATATGCCATTTGGCCTAAGCCTGTTTTTGCAGTCTTGTATTAGAGATAGTTCTGTTTTGTAATGTTGGCTGTGAAATGTGACTTAGTGACTAACAAAGATCGTGGTGCCTGAAAATTTTGCCAGCTAGTTTCCATTTTACAACAATTGCAGCTTCAATTAGCAGCATTTTTGCAATCTTGAAAGCCAGTATTCTTGTGCGCTGCCTCTGCCTTGTAATTTTCTTGGGAGTAGatgattttatgttttgtaACTTTGATGCCTTAATGCTGTGACGGTGAGTTTAGTTAGTGCTGGCGATAACAATTTTCCTTGCGTTTGGTTATATTGAATATATTCTCCCCAGGACTATACGAGCTTAAAGAAAAAGCTACAGAACATgcgcttttcttttcaaacatTACACCGTGTTGGATGGGACTGAGCTTTGCAGTTTTGATCTTTTAAAAGACCATTCGGGGTTTATGCAAAAGGCAAAAAGTCATTTTTGGAGACACAGAGGTCTTATATGACCGTATGTTCGATGGCAGCAAGAAGCGTGGCTGCTCTCCCCTTGGTAATCTGATATTCCATGTCATCTGAAAATGCAGaactactaattaattattttttgacatgtatcaataattttttaacttaaaaaaaaaagtttattaaaagTCAAACAATTCCCTTCCTTTCTCTGTATTTCCTCTGGTTTGAAAaacttttcttctctcttctaAATTTCAAGAACATGAAACTAAGAAACATTACTtatagaaagataaaaataactaattgaaTGAAGTGTCTACGCAAATCTTTGGTAATCTCATTTTGATGCTCCTTCGTCGTCCCATTCACAACTCCATCCGCCtgtaaaatcaaatctttGGCAATCTTGCCTTGATGCTCCTTTTGCTTCCCGTTCACAACTACATTCCTctggaaaaaaaatgctaatTTGTTGCATGTTTTTGTAGGGGAATGGAATGAACGGGAAGCAAAATCAGCATcaaagcaaaattattttcagatTTCAAAATGAATTAAGACTAGGGGTTGTCATACTTCAAACATTTGCAAAGTGAATCAAGATCATTCACCAAATTTTCCTTTTGCCCACCACATGTTTATTTAATGTATTGTGAAACAAGATAAGTTATTGATgctgaatattttttttgtaatagtTTGATTCATTATTTCTTGACAGACAAACATGTGTCACGATTATATAAAGTacttaaaaattctaatatttaatGTAAGTAAAATATTTACGTATGTTTTATCCTTGGGCAAACATTATAAATGGAAttctattttgaattttgaataatattatagggAAACCATTTAAAAGAGAATCACTGATAACAActtcagtaaaaaaaaataaccaaatattcaaaattttaaaagcccATAAAGTAGTTTCTCATTACTGCTCAAAATTAATCGGCGCGTATCAAAATAttactttttcattaaataacaaaatgcaGGCACTAGTgctaaaaataaactaaaaactaaaaactcACAAGCTCCTCAATTATATACAATTTAACCAACAGTACCTTTCGAATAAATTTGAGAAgctgaaggaaaaaaaacttatCTAACAATAAACACTATTGTGAACAAAGATTCTTGTGCCAAAAGCaacattataaatataacCACACTAATAAATCTGTATATTACCATATTCGATAAATGCCTTGGCAACCTACACAtgcaaaaaaggaaaaaaaaaaaaaactatcagtgcggtgttaaaaaaataaaaacatatattaaccagtgaatataaacaatgaaaatatacTAACTGAGATATACACAACCCACTTACCATCGTgcttaaagaaaaagatgttatATAACATTCAATTTCCTTGGCATCCAATTCTATCCATATCATGGTTGTTTGAATCTTACATTGTCTGTTTAAATATTAGAGAACACATAGatagttatttaaataattaattcaatataGTTATCtaaataatcaattcaaaaagctaaaaggaaaattaataaaacctGACTTAAGTGAGGTCACTGTCCAAATGCAACTGTCAGCAAAGATGAAGATGCATGGACCACGCTATATTAGATAAATATGCTCTTTTGATTAAAACAAGTTAAGAGATTTAAGTGTGCATATTGATTTTCAAGTATTACCTAATTCAAATGAGGCATTCGATCAATTTCCTTGAAGATGCTAGTATAAGTTAAGTCATGAATCGATGGACTGAATGTTGAAAATTGCTGCATGGCTGTTGGATGTGATGGACCATTAGAGgttgcatttttgttttgctttgcATAAGAGAGAGTACTTACTAACAGATGAAGCTTATCTGAAAGACAGTCATAGTAGAGCACTTTAtgcgggaaaaaaaaaagaagaaaaaaaaagacaaataattaaatttgtacttTTTGTAGTTCTTCTTTTTCGCTTGTTAAGAATTAACTTTTATTCTAGCATTTGTCAATTGTTGGATTCAAAACCAATTTCTCATTAGCAAGAACATCAAGATTGGAACGTGtttagggaatgaaatagggtGATCAAGATAAAGGTGTTTGCTCATACATTATCATGCTCTCCTCCAGAGTAAAAGCGAGCAAATGGttgagcagatcacctcgactaggatattattggtcacctcgaccagaataatatgtggtgacctcgagcacatcacctcgaccaaGATATTATTAGTCACCTcaaccagaataatatgtggtgaTCTCGAGCACATCACCTCAACCAGGATAATATGTTGTGACctcgaccagaataatatgtggtgacctcgACCAGAAAATTACCAGAAAGCACGATTcagtcaaaatattttctccgaAATATTAGGGACCATATTCTTAGTGGGCtgaaaattaatagttttcttaataattctaGGAGAGTGGATGAAAACCACTATAGTTTCCTATAAAACCCCTAGGAAGGGAAATGAAAGGGGGATTCTGctagctctctctctctcgaaGCAACTGAACCCATTGgacatttttctctctctaccactgagaaatttctctctttcctgtgatttctttaagattgattatttcaaattcctttcctttaaatttacttaaaaactTTTTGTTTAAAGCAATCATAATTAAGCCACATGAATTGTGGTATGGGTTTTTCCAAGTAAGACCTGAATccctgacttgagcgtcggagggttctCGCCGGAAAAACTTCCGGCACCTCCTGACCGTTGGTTGTGTTCACATGCTCACaggttatctgctcatggattgtctgctcatgggttATCTGTTCACGGATCGTTTGCTCAtgggttatctgctcatggattgCCTGCTTATGAGTTCTCAGCTTATGGATCGTCTGCTCACgggttatctgctcatggattgcctgctcatggatcgtctgctcatgggttctctgctcatggatcgtctgctcatggattatctgctcatgggttTTCTGCTCACAGAACATCTGCTCATAGAAAATCTGCTCATGGTGCTAACTAATCATCAGCTTcccaccaaacaaatttaatgatgatgcaggGATCTAAGATCTGACCAACTTATCCGGATTTCGACATCAAcatttggcgccgtctgtggggaccGGTACGAGAAGCAATTTTTCGTCTCTatcaattttcattaagtCGAAGCAAATCAGAAAGTTACAGTGCATAAATGGATGAGCTTGCTTAAACAAGGAAGTAAAAACCTTAAATGAGAGCACATTGAAGGCACACGTTTATAGAAATCAGAACAGGTcagaagttaaatttttatttacaagtaatttctttcatgaaaatttaattatttctctaaATCCTACTATGTGAGATGAGAATACcttatattcattaaattgattgtGCTCATATTAGGGCTGACGGTATAACTTAGTGAACTTGATTTCTTGAAAGTTACTCAATATGAGAATGATTTAAGAAAAGAGAGCTAGGCTAGCGTTGAGAAGTCAAtcaaaatttactaataaGGCGTGCAAATGctccaaagtctcaaagcttgttttatggcgagacaggtagccaagcatgccaggatctgctcgaccaagcgaaggTGAGCAGACCACCAAAGTTCCAAAAAGTTTTCAAGgaatgcaaaggctcaccaagtctcaaagcctatttatggcgagaccagaagccaagcgtgccaggatctgcttgaccacgagaaggcgagcagaatcccaagcattgaagaatttactaaggcatgcaaaggctcaccaagtctcaaagcttgtttatggcgagaccagaagccaagcgtgccaggatctgctcaaCCAAGCGAAGGTGAGCAGACCCTCAAGTGTTATAAAaattcctaaggcatgcaaaggctcaccaagtctcaaagcttgtttatggcgagaccagaaacCAAGCGTGCCaagatctgctcgaccacgagaaggcgagcagaatcccaagcattgaagaatttactaaggcatgcaaaggctcaccaagtctcaaagcctgtttatggcgagaccagaagccaagtgtgccaggatctgctcgaccaagcgaaggTGAGCAGACCCTCAagtgttataaaatttactaaggcatgcaaaggctcaccaagtctcaaagcctgtttatggcgagaccagaagccaaacGTGCCAAGATCTGCTTgaccaagcgaaggcgagcagacccTCAAGTGTTATAAAAATTCCTAAGGCGTGCAAAGGCTCCAAAGTCTCAAAGACTGTTTTATAGCGAGAcaggaagccaagcatgccaggatctactcaaccaagcgaaggcgagcaAACCACCAAAGTTTCCAGTCTTGATTCGTTCACTCTCAACActagaaactgggggactggtgtttagggaatgaaatagggtGACCAAGATAAAGGTGTTTGCTCATACATTATCATGCTCTCCTCCAGAGTAAAAGCGAGCAAATGGttgagcagatcacctcgaccaggatattattggtcacctcgaccatgaaaatatgtggtgaccttgagcacatcacctcgactaggataatatgtggtgacctcgACCAGGAAATTACCAGAAAGCACGATTCAGTCAAAACATTTTCTCCGAAATATTAGGGACCATATTCTTAGTGggctaaaaattaatagttttcttaataattctaaGAGAGTGGATGAAAACCGCTATAGTTTCCTATAAAAACCCTAGG
It contains:
- the LOC102628309 gene encoding zinc finger CCCH domain-containing protein 14; translated protein: MDTRKRTKPETGINANGVFKKSKHESESGVGSKSKPCTKFFSTAGCPFGESCHFLHYFPGGYNAVAQMMNLPQAVPAPSRNMAVPPPASNGPTVVKSRMCNRLNSAEGCKFGDKCHFAHGEWELGKPIAISHDDPRAFGAVPGRMGGRYEPPPAPGPAASFGASATAKISVDASLAGAIIGKGGVNSKQICRQTGAKLSIRDHEADPNLRNIELEGSFEQIKQASAMVRELIVRIGPAHAKNPATAGSAAHPLSSNFKTKLCGNFAKGSCTFGDRCHFAHGAVELRKTAI